A DNA window from Borreliella spielmanii contains the following coding sequences:
- a CDS encoding ParA family protein, with amino-acid sequence MDTKKPKIITIASIKGGVGKSTSAIILATLLSKNNKILLIDMDTQASVTSYFYKTLIESEFDLLEKNIYEVLKGNQLINDVIINVDSGLDLLPSYLSLHTFSEEPLPYKEHRLKDSFKYLKFKYDFIILDTNPHLDSTLSNALVVSKHVIVPMTAEKWTIESLQLLEFFTDKLKLKPKVFLFVTKFKKNKTHKDLLEILQKKEKFLGIISEREDLNRRIAKNDRFDLDRDYIKEYVSVLNNFISKI; translated from the coding sequence ATGGATACTAAAAAACCTAAAATAATAACAATTGCGTCAATTAAGGGCGGTGTTGGCAAAAGCACAAGTGCGATAATTTTGGCGACTTTATTATCAAAAAATAATAAAATTCTTTTAATTGATATGGATACTCAAGCATCAGTTACTAGTTATTTTTATAAAACACTAATAGAAAGTGAATTTGATTTACTTGAAAAAAATATATATGAGGTTTTAAAAGGAAATCAATTAATAAATGATGTGATTATCAATGTTGATAGTGGACTTGATTTATTGCCGAGCTATTTAAGTTTACATACTTTTAGTGAAGAGCCTTTGCCATATAAGGAACATAGGTTAAAAGATAGTTTTAAATATTTAAAATTTAAATATGACTTTATCATACTTGATACAAATCCTCATTTAGATTCTACATTGTCCAATGCTTTAGTTGTCAGTAAGCACGTTATAGTCCCAATGACTGCAGAGAAATGGACTATTGAGAGTTTACAACTATTAGAGTTTTTTACAGATAAATTAAAACTTAAACCAAAAGTATTTTTATTTGTAACAAAATTTAAAAAAAATAAAACGCATAAAGATTTATTGGAAATATTACAAAAAAAAGAAAAGTTTTTAGGGATAATATCAGAGCGTGAAGATTTAAATAGGAGAATAGCAAAAAACGATAGATTTGATCTAGATAGAGATTATATAAAGGAGTATGTTAGCGTTTTAAATAATTTTATTTCAAAAATATGA